One window from the genome of Gemmatimonadales bacterium encodes:
- a CDS encoding NUDIX hydrolase: MTDEAPGRINSQRIYTGRVLNLDVDTVRYPDGTSGDLEMIRHPGASAVVPVLSDEDVADPQILLIHQYRYAANGPVWEVPAGRLEAGETPEACARRELLEETGATAARFDQLTTIYTTPGFTDERIHLFAAWGITISGHRREPNEFLEVRPLVLSRVLGMVRSGEISDAKTMVAVLFFAGFRLGL, translated from the coding sequence TTGACCGACGAGGCACCCGGCCGGATCAACTCCCAGCGCATCTACACCGGCCGGGTGCTCAACCTCGACGTGGACACCGTCCGCTACCCCGACGGCACGTCGGGGGACCTCGAGATGATCCGCCACCCCGGCGCCTCCGCTGTAGTACCGGTGCTGTCGGACGAAGACGTGGCAGATCCGCAGATCCTCCTGATCCACCAGTACCGCTACGCAGCCAATGGACCGGTCTGGGAGGTGCCCGCCGGCCGGCTCGAAGCAGGCGAAACCCCCGAAGCCTGCGCCCGGCGGGAGCTGCTCGAGGAGACCGGCGCCACCGCCGCCCGTTTCGACCAGCTCACCACCATCTACACGACCCCGGGCTTCACCGACGAACGCATCCACCTGTTCGCCGCCTGGGGCATCACCATCAGCGGCCACCGGCGCGAGCCGAACGAGTTCCTGGAAGTCCGGCCGCTGGTGCTGAGTCGGGTCCTCGGTATGGTGCGCAGTGGCGAGATCTCCGACGCCAAGACCATGGTGGCAGTGCTGTTTTTCGCCGGTTTCCGATTGGGGCTGTAG
- a CDS encoding pitrilysin family protein, whose product MKAGTGVPAHRRTRVRQTRRQLGAALTIAFLCGGASVRLLPAQAVDRTRPPVLPPAPPLRVPPVQTAILPNGLELAVVEMHEVPVVDVSLLFRAGAVRDPADLPGLATFAANMLDEGAGARTALDIAEEVAYLGASFSTFAGVEASQVTLHVPKRRLGPAMDLMADVVLRPTFADSEIARQRDLRRTAIIQLRDQPTAIAPIAFNAIVFGSAHPYGRPAGGTEVSTAALNRDRVAQFYQTYYRPNNARLLIVGDITMSEARRLATEKFGAWARGEVPLLPLATAPAPARRTVYLVDKPGAAQSVIRIGHVGVPRSTPDYAALQVLNTILGGSFTSRLNQNLREEHGYSYGASSRFDMYRMAGPFRAYASVVTAKTDSSLIEFLRELRRVRDEAVPQAELDKAKAYIALSLPSEFETTAGSASQFLDLLGNDLPLDFYGTYVQRVNAVTAADVQRVARQYVDPEHFSILVVGDRSQIEAGIRALNEGPISLRDIWGQEVR is encoded by the coding sequence ATGAAGGCGGGCACAGGCGTACCGGCGCACCGGCGCACAAGGGTGCGGCAGACGAGGCGACAGCTCGGCGCGGCGCTGACTATCGCCTTCCTGTGCGGCGGCGCGTCCGTGCGTCTGTTGCCCGCTCAAGCCGTGGACCGCACCCGCCCTCCCGTCCTGCCGCCGGCCCCGCCGCTGCGAGTGCCGCCGGTCCAGACCGCGATCCTGCCTAACGGGCTTGAACTGGCGGTGGTCGAGATGCACGAGGTGCCGGTAGTGGACGTCTCGCTGCTGTTCCGCGCCGGCGCGGTTCGCGACCCGGCGGACCTCCCCGGCCTCGCCACCTTCGCGGCCAACATGCTCGACGAAGGCGCCGGCGCCCGCACCGCGCTCGACATCGCCGAAGAGGTGGCTTATCTGGGCGCAAGCTTCAGCACCTTCGCCGGGGTCGAGGCGAGCCAAGTCACGCTCCACGTGCCCAAGCGCCGGCTCGGGCCCGCGATGGACCTGATGGCGGACGTGGTCCTGCGTCCGACGTTCGCGGACTCCGAGATCGCGCGCCAGAGAGACCTCCGCCGCACCGCCATCATCCAGCTCCGTGACCAGCCGACGGCGATCGCCCCCATCGCCTTCAACGCCATCGTCTTCGGATCGGCTCACCCGTACGGCCGGCCGGCCGGCGGCACCGAAGTGTCCACCGCGGCGCTGAACCGCGACCGCGTGGCGCAGTTCTACCAGACCTACTATCGCCCGAACAACGCGCGGCTCCTCATCGTCGGCGACATCACCATGAGCGAGGCGCGGCGGCTCGCAACGGAGAAGTTCGGGGCCTGGGCCCGGGGCGAAGTGCCGCTGCTGCCGCTGGCCACGGCGCCGGCCCCCGCACGGCGAACGGTCTACCTGGTGGACAAGCCGGGCGCGGCCCAGTCGGTGATCCGAATAGGACACGTGGGAGTTCCACGCTCCACCCCCGACTACGCCGCGCTCCAGGTCCTCAACACGATCCTGGGCGGGTCGTTCACCTCGCGGCTCAACCAGAACCTCCGCGAGGAGCACGGCTACAGCTACGGCGCGTCATCGCGGTTCGACATGTACCGGATGGCCGGCCCGTTCCGCGCTTACGCGTCGGTCGTTACAGCCAAGACCGATAGCTCCCTCATCGAGTTCCTCCGCGAGCTGAGACGCGTCCGCGACGAAGCCGTCCCCCAGGCCGAGCTGGACAAGGCCAAGGCGTACATCGCACTCAGCCTGCCGAGCGAGTTCGAGACCACCGCCGGCTCCGCGTCACAGTTCCTCGACCTGCTCGGCAACGACCTGCCGCTCGACTTCTACGGCACGTACGTCCAGCGCGTAAACGCCGTCACCGCCGCCGACGTGCAACGCGTGGCGCGCCAATATGTCGACCCGGAGCACTTCTCCATCCTGGTCGTCGGCGACCGAAGCCAGATAGAGGCCGGCATCCGGGCGCTGAACGAGGGACCGATCTCGCTGCGCGACATCTGGGGCCAGGAAGTCCGTTGA
- a CDS encoding YdcF family protein, protein MRRAVGVLAGVVLLAWLASLAAVARAARLDRAAPADAIIVLGAAQYNGRPSPVLKARLDHALSLYRRGLAPFIIVTGGIGAGDTLSEAAVAERYLWGAGIPEPAILKDATGHSSVASLRAAARKVRARSGRRVILVSDGFHMLRLTIIGKRLQLEPLASPATQSPIRASFRRELWFLLAESIKAPIAFLVTRS, encoded by the coding sequence ATGCGCCGCGCAGTCGGAGTTCTTGCCGGGGTGGTCCTGCTCGCCTGGCTGGCCAGCCTGGCGGCGGTCGCGCGGGCCGCGCGACTGGACCGGGCCGCGCCGGCCGACGCCATCATCGTCCTCGGTGCGGCACAGTACAACGGCCGGCCGTCCCCCGTGCTCAAGGCGCGCCTCGACCACGCGCTCTCGCTGTATCGGAGGGGACTGGCGCCGTTCATCATCGTCACCGGCGGCATCGGCGCCGGTGACACGCTGAGCGAGGCCGCCGTCGCCGAGCGTTACCTGTGGGGGGCCGGCATCCCGGAGCCCGCGATACTGAAGGACGCTACAGGCCACTCCTCCGTCGCATCGCTGCGCGCGGCCGCGCGCAAAGTGCGCGCCCGAAGCGGCCGACGCGTGATCCTCGTGAGCGACGGCTTTCACATGTTGCGCTTGACGATCATCGGGAAACGGCTCCAGCTCGAGCCGCTAGCGTCGCCGGCCACCCAGAGCCCGATCCGCGCGAGTTTCCGGCGGGAGCTGTGGTTTCTGCTCGCGGAGTCGATCAAGGCTCCGATTGCCTTCCTGGTGACGAGGTCATAA
- a CDS encoding pitrilysin family protein, with amino-acid sequence MTDAQTRRRTAVHRSRYGGTAVRAVVLLFLAAVPPFRLAAQQLRVPYSTFTLPNGLQVILHEDHSVPVVTVNTWYHVGSGDERPGRTGLAHLFEHVMFMGSQHVPTGDFDRLLEAAGADNNGSTTEDRTNYYEDGPAGALPLMLFLDADRMGFLLPEIDSAKTDLQRRVVQNERRQSYENQPYGLSEENILRRLYPEAHPYHWPVIGSMADLSAATLEDVRDFFRTYYTPNNATISIAGDITPRAARRLVEQYFGEVPRGPAVTRPDVPSFTLPADVYATLEDRVQLPRVYDAWHSVRAFAEDDAALNALGDVLASGKSSRLYRRLVYELQIANQVAAFQDAGRLDGKFEIIATARPGHDLNEIQRVIDEEVRRIAETGPTQRELERVQNSDEAQFLDGMERVGGFSGKANQLNFYNYFVGTPDYFQRDLERYLRLAPADIQRVARQYLTQAHRVVLSVVPQGSSNLAATQGVVP; translated from the coding sequence ATGACAGACGCGCAGACGCGCAGACGCACAGCGGTTCACAGGAGTCGGTACGGCGGCACGGCGGTACGGGCGGTGGTGCTCCTGTTCCTCGCCGCCGTTCCGCCGTTCCGTCTGGCGGCCCAGCAGTTGCGCGTCCCCTACTCCACCTTCACGCTCCCCAACGGCCTCCAGGTGATCCTGCACGAGGACCACTCGGTGCCGGTCGTGACCGTGAACACTTGGTACCACGTCGGCTCCGGAGACGAGCGACCCGGGCGCACCGGCCTCGCGCACCTCTTCGAGCACGTCATGTTCATGGGCTCTCAGCACGTGCCGACCGGCGACTTCGACCGGCTCCTCGAGGCCGCGGGCGCCGACAACAACGGCTCGACCACCGAAGACCGGACCAACTATTACGAGGACGGTCCGGCCGGTGCTCTTCCGCTCATGCTGTTCCTGGACGCGGACCGCATGGGCTTCCTGCTGCCGGAGATAGACTCCGCCAAGACGGACCTTCAGCGCCGGGTGGTCCAGAACGAGCGGCGGCAGAGCTACGAGAACCAGCCGTACGGGCTCTCGGAGGAGAACATCCTCCGGCGCCTGTACCCCGAAGCTCACCCGTACCACTGGCCCGTGATCGGCTCGATGGCCGACCTATCGGCGGCGACGCTCGAGGACGTGCGCGATTTCTTCCGGACGTACTACACGCCCAACAACGCAACCATCTCGATCGCGGGCGACATCACGCCGCGCGCGGCGCGCCGCCTGGTGGAGCAGTATTTCGGCGAGGTGCCACGGGGCCCGGCCGTGACCCGTCCCGACGTGCCTTCCTTCACGCTTCCCGCCGACGTCTACGCGACGCTCGAGGACCGCGTGCAGCTGCCGCGCGTATACGATGCCTGGCATTCGGTCCGCGCCTTCGCCGAGGACGACGCCGCGCTCAACGCCCTCGGCGACGTCCTGGCGAGCGGGAAGTCGTCCCGGCTGTACCGCCGCCTGGTCTACGAGCTCCAGATCGCCAACCAGGTGGCGGCGTTCCAGGACGCCGGGCGCCTCGATGGGAAGTTCGAGATCATCGCCACCGCGCGGCCGGGACACGACCTCAACGAGATCCAGCGGGTGATCGACGAGGAGGTCCGCCGCATCGCGGAGACCGGCCCGACTCAGCGCGAGCTCGAGCGGGTGCAGAACTCGGACGAGGCCCAGTTCCTCGACGGGATGGAGCGGGTGGGCGGATTCAGCGGAAAGGCGAACCAGTTGAACTTCTACAACTACTTCGTGGGCACTCCCGACTACTTCCAGCGGGACCTCGAGCGCTATCTGCGCCTCGCTCCGGCGGACATCCAGCGCGTGGCGCGGCAGTACCTCACCCAGGCGCACCGCGTAGTGCTGAGCGTGGTGCCGCAGGGAAGCTCGAACCTCGCCGCGACCCAAGGAGTCGTGCCATGA
- a CDS encoding zf-HC2 domain-containing protein, with the protein MNCCEFRENYSDFADGLLDQAAEIDARHHLAECAACHRFDAAFRTGVGMLREIPGVTPSRCFAENLIQKIRHEAFSATPALRRWSGAAGAMLIVTVIGIIGWDYRGRGEEGTRPAAPARRFPDGAPIWGIRSNSALRFGHDSALYAENPFRPVPAATDTHRTLYAGQLRFETRAVWAGR; encoded by the coding sequence ATGAACTGCTGCGAGTTCCGCGAGAACTACTCCGACTTTGCTGACGGCCTGCTCGACCAGGCCGCCGAGATCGACGCTCGGCATCACCTGGCCGAGTGTGCCGCCTGCCATCGCTTCGACGCGGCTTTCCGAACCGGCGTCGGGATGTTGAGAGAGATACCAGGGGTAACGCCGTCGCGATGTTTCGCCGAAAACCTCATTCAAAAGATCAGGCACGAGGCTTTCTCGGCGACTCCCGCCCTGCGCCGCTGGTCGGGCGCGGCCGGCGCGATGCTGATCGTCACCGTCATAGGTATCATCGGCTGGGATTACCGCGGCCGCGGGGAGGAGGGTACTCGTCCGGCGGCGCCGGCCAGGCGCTTCCCCGATGGTGCGCCGATCTGGGGCATTCGGAGCAACTCGGCGCTTCGCTTCGGCCACGACTCGGCTCTCTACGCCGAAAACCCCTTCCGCCCCGTCCCCGCCGCGACCGATACCCACCGCACGCTCTACGCCGGCCAACTGAGGTTCGAGACCCGCGCGGTCTGGGCCGGCCGCTAG
- a CDS encoding sigma-70 family RNA polymerase sigma factor, translated as MKESIRAARRQLPPARPLEGLDDSRVVQTFLDGDARAFTELVVRYQTRLLNFVYRTIGDRERGEDLVQEVFIRVHRHLHRFDQSKKFSTWIYTIASNLAKNELRNRSRNPLVLFQAIKKQWDADHRPLQFEDSSSRPDDLFHKRHLRELVERSVAQLPEHHRVVFVLRELEGKSYEEIAEITSCNLGTVKSRLNRARNSFAAIIAPHLD; from the coding sequence ATGAAAGAGAGCATTCGCGCGGCGAGGCGGCAGCTACCGCCCGCCCGCCCCTTGGAGGGCCTGGATGACAGCCGGGTCGTCCAGACGTTCTTGGACGGTGACGCGCGAGCGTTCACCGAGCTGGTCGTCCGTTACCAGACCAGGCTGCTGAACTTCGTCTACCGTACTATCGGCGACCGCGAGCGCGGGGAGGACCTGGTACAGGAGGTCTTCATCCGCGTGCATCGTCATCTGCACCGGTTCGACCAATCGAAGAAGTTCTCGACGTGGATCTACACCATCGCGTCAAACCTCGCCAAGAACGAGCTGCGGAACCGGAGCCGGAATCCGCTGGTCCTTTTCCAGGCGATCAAGAAGCAGTGGGACGCCGATCACCGGCCGCTCCAGTTCGAGGACTCCAGCTCGCGCCCCGACGATCTGTTCCACAAGCGGCACCTCCGGGAGCTGGTCGAGCGGTCCGTGGCCCAGCTCCCCGAGCATCACCGGGTGGTCTTCGTGCTGCGGGAGCTGGAGGGGAAGTCCTACGAAGAGATCGCCGAGATCACGAGCTGCAACCTCGGAACGGTGAAAAGCCGCCTTAACCGGGCCCGCAACAGCTTCGCCGCGATCATAGCCCCGCACCTCGACTGA